The following coding sequences lie in one Methylotuvimicrobium alcaliphilum 20Z genomic window:
- the prmA gene encoding 50S ribosomal protein L11 methyltransferase, whose translation MSWHQLSVITDEVSAPELSDYFSDLGAVSVTYMDAEDQPVYEPLPGETKIWPNTKVIALFELDTQPEDIKARVFDAFNRHSLKEWSAEILEDQAWERAWMEHYHPMKFADRLWVCPTGQEQQEPGTVCLTLDPGLAFGTGTHPTTALCLEWLAEHDLSDKTVIDYGCGSGILAVAAVLLGAREAHAIDIDPQALTATHDNAMKNGIADKIRCYLPEQFAACSCTADVVIANILAQPLIELSGKIASLLAPAGSLVLSGILKEQAEAVSAAYRPFISINPPTIQEDWCRLDGRKDT comes from the coding sequence ATGTCTTGGCATCAATTAAGCGTGATTACCGACGAAGTCTCGGCGCCCGAACTTTCGGATTATTTCAGCGATCTGGGCGCGGTTTCGGTTACTTACATGGACGCCGAAGACCAACCGGTCTATGAGCCCCTCCCCGGCGAAACCAAGATCTGGCCAAATACAAAAGTCATCGCTTTGTTTGAGCTCGATACCCAGCCGGAAGACATTAAAGCACGAGTCTTCGACGCTTTTAATCGGCATTCGCTCAAGGAGTGGTCGGCAGAGATTCTGGAAGACCAAGCCTGGGAGAGAGCCTGGATGGAACATTATCATCCGATGAAGTTTGCCGATCGCCTTTGGGTTTGTCCGACCGGACAAGAGCAACAAGAGCCCGGCACGGTTTGCCTGACTCTCGATCCGGGGCTTGCCTTCGGTACCGGCACGCATCCGACTACCGCATTGTGCCTGGAATGGCTTGCCGAACATGACCTGAGCGACAAAACCGTCATCGATTACGGCTGCGGATCGGGAATACTGGCGGTTGCCGCTGTGTTGCTCGGCGCTCGTGAAGCTCATGCTATCGATATCGATCCGCAGGCACTAACAGCGACACACGACAATGCGATGAAAAACGGCATTGCCGATAAAATTCGATGCTATTTACCGGAACAATTCGCGGCTTGCAGCTGCACCGCCGACGTCGTCATAGCAAATATATTGGCTCAACCGCTAATTGAATTATCCGGTAAAATTGCCTCATTACTCGCTCCTGCCGGCTCCTTGGTTTTATCCGGCATTTTGAAAGAACAAGCCGAAGCCGTTAGCGCAGCGTACCGGCCGTTTATTTCAATCAATCCGCCGACAATCCAAGAAGACTGGTGCCGCCTTGACGGTCGAAAGGATACATAA